From the genome of Apodemus sylvaticus chromosome 3, mApoSyl1.1, whole genome shotgun sequence, one region includes:
- the Cd52 gene encoding CAMPATH-1 antigen, with protein sequence MNGFLLLLTISLLVVVQIQTGVLGQNSTGATAAAPTANKATGAGGGGGAAATTKTTKTTTHATTAKKTPGKPPKAGASSIIDVGTCSFLFFASTFMCLFYLS encoded by the exons ATGAacggcttcctcctcctcctcaccatcaGTCTCCTGGTTGTGGTTCAG ATACAAACAGGAGTCTTGGGACAAAACAGTACCGGggccactgctgctgctcctACTGCTAACAAAGCCACTGGCGCCGGCGGTGGAGGTGGCGCCGCCGCTACCACCAAAACCACCAAAACCACCACCCACGCCACCACTGCCAAAAAAACCCCTGGGAAACCCCCAAAGGCTGGGGCTTCATCCATCATCGATGTGGGGACCTGCAGTTTCCTCTTCTTCGCCAGCACCTTCATGTGCCTCTTCTACCTCAGCTGA